A portion of the Salminus brasiliensis chromosome 9, fSalBra1.hap2, whole genome shotgun sequence genome contains these proteins:
- the LOC140562291 gene encoding uncharacterized protein produces the protein MENSRDGAVSGTYTRERLLELRKSAPHRTALRFPFPRRYGDRTGGAELESKQRQRGGVSSPSSPPSSWGTSDHNLVLLTPTYHPVVLRQPVTRKVIRKWSPEAEEALQVCFETTDWEVLCESAGEDIDNRTGCITDYINFCTDTIVPVRRVRCFPNNKPWITKDLKKLLNKKRHAFQSKDKEQLRSVQKELKVRLRESKEAYRRKLEGRLQQNNSKEVWTGMRQITGFKGKQQTVGGSLDKANELNVFFNRFSMTPSPSTSSGGVSPTPSPSSPPLLAHSRLPPLTPQTQTLSEESQQSPTHLEVTTGQVKRQLEKLKLGKASGPDGISTRVLKVCATQLCGILQHLFNLSLKQEKVPVLWKTLCLVPVPKKSTTSSLNDYRPVALTSHVMKVLERIMLTHLSPQVSPFLDPLQFAYQQQVGVDDAIIYLLQKVHAHLDHNNSSVRITFFDFSSAFNTIQPLMLGGKMDRMQVDRSTVAWVMDYLSDRPQYVQLGSNRSECLVSSTGAPQGTVLSPFLFTLYTTDFQYRSELCHLQKFSDYSVVVGCIRDDEDGEYRDLVNSFVVWSERNHLILNVAKTKEMVVDFRRKRTTTGPITITGQDVERVDTYKYLGVLLDSKLDWKANTEAVYRKGMSRLYFLRKLRSFNMCSNMLETFYHFTQT, from the exons ATGGAGAACAGTAGAGACGGAGCGGTCAGCGGTACATACACGCGGGAGCGACTGCTGGAGCTCCGCAAGTCCGCACCGCACCGCACCGCGCTCAGGTTCCCATTCCCGAGGAGATACGGAGACCGTACAGGGGGTGCAGAGCTGGAGTCAAAACAAAGGCAAAGAGGAGGCGTTTCAAGCCCTTCATCCCCTCCGTCATCATGGGGAAC ATCAGATCACAACCTGGTTCTGCTGACACCCACATACCACCCAGTGGTTCTAAGACAGCCTGTGACAAGGAAGGTGATCAGGAAGTGGTCACCAGAGGCTGAGGAGGCTCTGCAGGTCTGTTTTGAGACCACAGACTGGGAGGTGTTGTGTGAATCAGCTGGTGAGGACATTGACAACAGGACAGGTTGCATCACAGACTACATCAACTTCTGCACTGACACTATTGTTCCAGTCAGGAGGGTGCGTTGTTTTCCTAACAACAAGCCTTGGATCACCAAGGACTTGAAGAAACTTCTAAACAAGAAGAGACACGCTTTCCAATCAAAAGACAAGGAACAACTGAGGAGTGtgcagaaggagctgaaggtgagactgagagagagcaaggaagCCTACAGGAGAAAACTGGAGGGTAGGCTCCAGCAAAACAATTCAAAGGAGGTGTGGACTGGGATGAGGCAGATCACTGGCTTCAAAGGGAAGCAGCAGACTGTTGGgggcagtttggacaaagccaACGAGCTGAATGTGTTCTTTAACAGATTCAGCATGACACCCTCCCCCTCCACCAGCAGTGGCGGCGtctcccccaccccctcaccatcatcaccgcCTCTCCTTGCTCACTCACGTCTACCCCCCCTCaccccacaaacacaaacactgtctgAGGAATCACAGCAATCACCCACCCACTTAGAAGTGACAACTGGCCAGGTGAAGAGACAGTTGGAGAAGCTGAAACTGGGAAAAGCTTCAGGACCTGATGGGATCAGCACAAGGGTACTGAAGGTCTGTGCTACCCAGTTATGTGGGATCCTACAGCACCtcttcaacctgagcctcaaaCAGGAGAAGGTGCcagtgctgtggaaaacatTATGCCTGGTTCCTGTTCCAAAGAAGTCTACCACCTCCTCCTTGAACGACTATAGACCTGTGGCCCTCACATCACACGTCATGAAGGTCCTGGAAAGGATTATGTTGACACACCTCAGTCCTCAGGTCAGCCCTTTCCTGGACCCCCTCCAGTTCGCTTACCAGCAACAGGTCGGAGTGGATGATGCTATCATCTATCTACTGCAGAAGGTGCACGCCCATCTGGACCACAACAACTCCTCAGTGAGAATCACTTTCTTTGATTTCTCAagtgcattcaacaccatccaaCCTCTGATGCTGGGgggaaagatggacagaatgcagGTGGACAGGTCCACTGTTGCCTGGGTCATGGACTACCTGTCTGacagaccccagtatgtgcagCTAGGATCCAACCGGTCTGAGTGCTTAGTCAGCAGCACTGGAGCACCACAGGGAactgttctctctcccttccttttTACCCTGTACACCACTGACTTCCAGTACAGGTCAGAACTCTGCCACCTTCAGAAATTCTCTGATTACTCTGTGGTTGTCGGATGCATcagggatgatgaggatggaGAATACAGGGACCTGGTTAACAGCTTTGTCGTGTGGAGTGAGAGGAATCACCTGATTCTCAATGTggccaagaccaaggaaatggtggtggacttcaggAGGAAGAGGACCACGACCGGTCCCATTACCATCACGGGTCAGGATGTGGAGCGGGTAGACacctataaatacctgggtgtcctCCTGGACAGCAAACTGGACTGGAAGGCCAACACAGAGGCTGTGTACAGGAAGGGGATGAGCAGACTCTACTTTCTGAGGAAGCTCAGGTCCTTTAACATGTGCAGCAATATGCTGGAGACCTTCTAcca CTTTACTCAGACCTAA
- the LOC140562290 gene encoding Fc receptor-like protein 4 — MYLLYVSDTSLPVTLIVHPSRSQHFTNDSLSLSCEGQSNSAGWRVRRYTHSERVSDCSSGWGSVTGSMCNISSLYSSHTGVYWCESESGGSSNPVNITVHSGAVILDSPVHPVTEGDSLTLHCLYRHTKSSNLTADFYKDGLLLLTQTTGEMTIRTVSKSDEGLYHCKRLEGGESPQSRISVRGLLILTENLHQMKILI; from the exons ATGTATTTGCTATATGTTTCAGATACGTCTCTTCCAGTCACTCTGATCGTCCACCCCAGCAGATCTCAACACTTTACTAATGACTCTCTCTCACTGAGCTGTGAGGGACAGAGTAACTCTGCTGGATGGAGAGTGAgacgatacacacacagtgagagggTGTCAGATTGTTCATCAGGCTGGGGATCAGTTACAGGATCTATGTGCAACATCAGCTCCCTCTACTCATCCCACACTGGAGTGTACTGGTGTGAGTCTGAATCTGGAGGGAGCAGCAATCCGGTCAACATCACAGTGCACA GTGGTGCTGTAATTCTGGACAGTCCTGTCCATCCTGTGACTGAGGGAGATTCTCTGACTCTACACTGTTTATATCGCCACACAAAATCCTCAAACCTCACAGCTGATTTCTATAAAGATGGATTACTCCTCCTGACCCAAACTACAGGAGAGATGACCATCCGTACTGTCTCAAAGTCAGATGAAGGTCTCTACCACTGTAAACGTCTAGAGGGAGGAGAGTCACCACAGAGCAGGATCTCAGTCAGAGGTTTGCTGATTTTGACAGAAAATCTCCATCAAATGAAAAttcttatttaa